One part of the Malus sylvestris chromosome 2, drMalSylv7.2, whole genome shotgun sequence genome encodes these proteins:
- the LOC126591636 gene encoding ABC transporter D family member 1-like: protein MPSLQLLQLTEHGRNFMASRRKTLLLATGIVVAGGTAAYVQSRLNHKKHGFHGHYNGLDDSEETTERAMLSDHKLKKPPRKKGGLKSLQVLAAILLSEMGQMGVRDLLSLLSIVVLRTALSNRLAKVQGFLFRAAFLRRVPLFFRLISENILLCFLVSTMHSTSKYITGTLSLRFRKILTKLIHSHYFENIAYYKMSHVDGRITNPEQRIASDVPKFCSELSEIVQDDLTAVTDGVLYTWRLCSYASPKYVFWILAYVLGAGAMIRNFSPAFGKLMSKEQQLEGEYRQLHSRLRTHAESVAFYGGENREESHIKKKFETLIRHMRVVLHDHWWFGMIQDFLLKYLGATVAVILIIEPFFSGHLRPDTSTLGRAEMLSNLRYHTSVIISLFQSLGTLSISSRKLNRLSGYADRIHELLAIAKELSVANSKSSGTRNCFSEADYIEFSGVKVVTPTGNVLVDNLSLRVESGSNLLITGPNGSGKSSLFRVLGGLWPLVSGHIVKPGVGTDLNKEIFYVPQRPYTAVGTLRDQLIYPLTADQGVEPLTRSGMVELLRNVDLEYLLDRYPPEKEINWGDELSLGEQQRLGMARLFYHKPKFAILDECTSAVTTDMEERFCAKVRAMGTSCITISHRPALVAFHDVVLSLDGEGGWSVQVKREDSPLLNEGGRNMMSESNRQSDAMTVQRAFTTPKKVSTISNSYIGEVIAVSPPEDQFGILPFVPQLQGAPRALPVRVAAMFKVLIPTVLDKQGAQLLAVALLVVSRTWISDRIASLNGTTVKFVLEQDKAAFIRLIGVSVVQSAASSFIAPSLRHLTARLALGWRIRLTQHLLKNYLRNNAFYKVFHMSSKKIDADQRITQDLEKLTSDLSGLVTGMVKPSVDILWFTWRMKLLTGRRGVAILYAYMLLGLGFLRAVTPEFGDLVSREQQLEGTFRFMHERLRAHAESVAFFGGGSREKAMVESKFKELLDHSSSLLKKKWLFGILDDFTTKQLPHNVTWGLSLLYAMEHKGDRALISTQGELAHALRFLASVVSQSFLAFGDILELHRKFLELSGSINRIFELEELLDVAQSVVGYSGASETVTLSPSQGRDFHSEDAITFSEVNIITPSQKMLARKLTCDIVPGKSLLVTGPNGSGKSSVFRVLRGLWPITSGRITQPSQHVTEDIGSGCGVFYVPQRPYTCLGTLRDQIIYPLSCDEAELRALKLYREGEEISDNTNILDMRLRTILENVRLSYLLEREEGGWDANLNWEDTLSLGEQQRLGMARLFFHKPKFAILDECTNATSVDVEEQLYRLAKDMNITVVTSSQRPALIPFHSLELRLIDGEGNWELRSIKQ, encoded by the exons ATGCCGTCGCTTCAGCTGCTGCAATTGACTGAGCATGGCCGCAATTTCATGGCGTCGAGGAG GAAAACTTTACTACTTGCCACTGGTATCGTAGTTGCTGGTGGGACGGCTGCATATGTTCAATCGCGATTAAACCATAAAAAGCATGGTTTTCATGGTCATTACAATGGGCTTGATGATAGTGAAGAGACAACGGAGAGGGCCATGTTGAGTGATCACAAGTTAAAGAAACCTCCACGTAAGAAAGGGGGATTGAAGTCGCTTCAAGTCCTTGCTGCAATTCTCTTATCCGAGATGGGTCAAATGGGTGTGAGGGATCTTTTATCTTTACTCTCCATAGTG GTGTTGCGAACTGCTTTGAGCAACAGACTAGCAAAAGTCCAAGGATTTCTATTCCGTGCAGCTTTCCTTCGACGCGTGCCATTATTTTTCCGGTTGATTTCTGAAAATATTTTACTATGTTTTCTTGTATCAACTATGCATTCTACTTCAAAGTACATCACCGGAACCTTAAGTCTGCGATTCAGAAAAATATTGAcaaaacttatccattcccatTATTTTGAG AATATCGCATACTACAAAATGTCTCATGTCGATGGTCGAATAACAAATCCTGAACAGCGAATTGCAAGTGATGTGCCAAAGTTCTGTTCAGAGTTGAGTGAAATCGTGCAGGATGATTTGACAGCTGTTACTGATGGTGTACTTTATACTTGGCGGTTATGCTCTTATGCCAGTCCTAAATATGTATTCTGGATATTG GCATATGTATTAGGGGCAGGGGCCATGATAAGAAATTTTTCTCCTGCTTTTGGGAAACTAATGTCCAAAGAGCAACAATTGGAAGGGGAGTACCGGCAGCTTCATTCTCGATTAAGGACCCATGCAGAAAGCGTGGCATTTTATGGTGGGGAGAATAGAGAAGAGTCTCATATTAAGAAGAAGTTTGAGACACTGATTAGGCATATGCGTGTTGTCCTTCATGACCATTGGTGGTTTGGCATGATTCAAGACTTTCTATTGAAGTATCTTGGTGCTACAGTTGCTGTTATACTGATTATTGAGCCTTTCTTTTCGGGACATCTGAGGCCTGACACTTCAACTTTAGGTCGCGCAGAGATGTTAAGCAATTTAAGATATCATACTAGTGTCATAATTTCACTATTTCAGTCTCTGGGAACTCTTTCAATAAGTTCAAGAAAGCTAAATCGGCTCAG TGGTTACGCCGATCGCATTCATGAATTATTGGCCATAGCAAAAGAGCTCAGTGTGGCTAATAGTAAATCTTCCGGGACCAGAAATTGCTTTAGTGAAGCTGATTACATTGAATTTTCTGGTGTCAAG GTTGTTACGCCTACGGGTAATGTTTTGGTGGATAATTTGTCACTTAGGGTCGAATCAGGATCTAATCTTTTGATTACAG GTCCAAACGGTAGTGGGAAGAGCTCACTTTTCCGAGTTCTAGGAGGGCTCTGGCCCTTGGTATCTGGCCATATTGTGAAACCCGGTGTTGGAACTGATCTCAATAAAGAAATTTTCTATGTACCACAAAGACCATACACAGCTGTTGGAACACTACGGGATCAGTTGATTTATCCTCTTACTGCAGATCAAGGGGTTGAACCACTCACACGCAGTGGAATGGTGGAGTTATTGAGAAAT GTTGACCTTGAGTATTTACTAGATCGGTATCCACCTGAGAAAGAGATAAATTGGGGTGATGAATTATCTCTTGGGGAGCAACAAAGATTGGGGATGGCTAGACTTTTCTATCACAAGCCTAAATTTGCAATTCTTGATGAGTGCACTAGTGCTGTCACAACTGACATGGAGGAACGTTTTTGTGCTAAAGTTCGAGCAATGGGAACGTCATGCATTACTATATCCCACCGTCCAGCACTTGTTGCATTTCATGATGTGGTGTTGTCCTTGGATGGTGAAGGTGGTTGGAGTGTTCAGGTCAAAAG GGAGGATTCTCCTCTCCTTAATGAAGGTGGGAGAAATATGATGTCTGAGTCAAACAGGCAGAGTGATGCAATGACAGTTCAACGTGCATTCACCACACCTAAAAAG GTTTCCACAATCTCAAATTCTTATATTGGTGAGGTGATAGCAGTGTCTCCTCCTGAGGATCAGTTTGGTATACTTCCATTTGTTCCACAGCTCCAAGGGGCACCTCGAGCTTTGCCAGTGAGAGTAGCAGCCATGTTCAAAGTACTG ATCCccacagtccttgataaacaagGAGCACAACTGCTTGCAGTTGCTCTTCTTGTGGTATCGAGAACATGGATTTCAGATCGTATTGCTTCATTAAACG GAACCACTGTGAAATTTGTTTTAGAGCAGGATAAGGCAGCCTTTATTCGTCTAATTGGCGTTAGTGTGGTTCAGAGTGCTGCGTCATCCTTCATTGCACCTTCTTTAAG GCACTTGACAGCCAGGCTGGCTCTTGGGTGGAGGATCCGTTTAACTCAACATTTACTCAAGAACTACTTGAGAAATAATGCATTTTACAAG GTCTTCCACATGTCAAGCAAGAAGATAGATGCAGATCAGAGAATTACTCAGGACCTAGAAAAGTTAACCTCTGACTTGTCGGGACTGGTTACAGGAATGGTAAAGCCATCTGTGGACATTCTATG GTTCACCTGGAGAATGAAGCTTTTGACGGGGCGGAGGGGAGTTGCTATATTATATGCTTATATGTTACTAGGTCTAGGTTTTTTGAGGGCTGTTACCCCTGAATTTGGTGATTTGGTGAGTCGAGAACAACAGCTTGAAGGAACATTTAG GTTTATGCATGAAAGATTGCGTGCTCATGCCGAATCTGTTGCTTTCTTTGGAGGTGGTTCTAGAGAAAAAGCT ATGGTTGAATCTAAGTTCAAGGAGCTTCTTGATCACTCCTCCTCTCTTTTGAAGAAGAAGTGGTTGTTTGGTATTCTTGATGATTTTACCACAAAACAACTCCCACATAATGTGACGTGGGGGTTGAGCTTGTTATATGCCATGGAACACAAGGGAGATCGAGCATTAATATCCACTCAAG GTGAGCTGGCACATGCATTGCGTTTCTTAGCATCTGTTGTATCTCAAAGCTTTTTGGCTTTTGGCGACATTCTGGAATTGCATAGAAAGTTCCTTGAACTGTCTGGCAGCATCAACAGAATTTTTGAGCTTGAAGAGCTCCTGGATGTTGCACAATCTG TTGTTGGCTATTCTGGGGCTTCCGAAACTGTTACTCTGTCACCATCTCAGGGGAGAGATTTTCATTCTGAAGATGCCATTACCTTTTCTGAAGTCAATATTATCACCCCATCACAGAAAATGTTGGCCAGGAAGTTAACATGTGATATAGTACCTGGGAAAAGCTTGCTTGTTACTG GTCCAAATGGGAGTGGAAAAAGTTCTGTCTTTAGAGTTCTTAGAGGTCTTTGGCCCATCACGAGTGGAAGAATCACTCAACCATCACAACATGTTACGGAAGACATTGGCTCTGGTTGTGGAGTGTTTTATGTTCCTCAGCGACCTTATACATGTTTGGGAACACTGAGGGATCAAATTATATATCCTCTTTCTTGTGATGAGGCTGAGTTAAGGGCACTGAAGTTGTATCGAGAAG GTGAAGAAATCTCTGACAACACCAATATTCTAGACATGCGTTTGAGAACTATTCTGGAGAATGTTCGATTGAGTTATCTTTTGGAAAGGGAGGAAGGTGGTTGGGATGCGAATCTGAATTGGGAGGACACTCTCTCTCTTGGCGAACAGCAGAGATTGGGCATG GCACGCTTATTTTTCCACAAGCCTAAATTTGCCATCCTTGATGAATGCACCAA TGCTACGAGCGTGGATGTCGAAGAACAACTTTACCGGCTTGCAAAAGACATGAATATCACAGTTGTTACCTCATCACAA CGGCCTGCTCTAATACCGTTCCATTCCCTGGAATTACGGTTAATTGATGGTGAGGGTAACTGGGAACTTCGTTCTATAAAGCAATGA
- the LOC126591718 gene encoding neutral/alkaline invertase 3, chloroplastic-like: MGTFEAVVQVFCGAVPRLCSTDSCFSKCSPAISSKYRGKCTKRRVSRDMQMQLLSSSMQQIRTGNYRLHGIRSGLFGKMTVGDSWILSCKCEQAESISGSTTKDENGTWFVDSTKKFNTINNVVNSPNGLGFQDIQELKQEKEGLPANGTNGTVRDAFHKTSIDSLEDEAWDLLRESMVYYCGSPVGTIAAKDPTSSNTLNYDQVFIRDFIPSGIAFLLKGEYDIVRNFILHTLQLQSWEKTMDCHSPGQGLMPASFKVRTVPLDGDESATEEVLDPDFGEAAIGRVAPVDSGLWWIILLRAYGKCSGDLSVQERVDVQTGIKMILRLCIADGFDMFPTLLVTDGSCMIDRRMGIHGHPLEIQALFYSALLCAREMLAPEDGSADLIRALNNRLVALSFHIREYYWVDLRKLNEIYRYKTEEYSYDAVNKFNIYPDQISSWLVEWMPNKGGYLIGNLQPAHMDFRFFSLGNLWSVVSSIATTDQSHAILDLIETKWGDLVADMPFKICYPALDGQEWQIITGSDPKNTPWSYHNGGSWPTLLWQLTVACIKMDRPEIAAKAVEIAEKRISRDKWPEYYDTKRGRFVGKQARLFQTWSIAGYLVAKLLLADPSKAKILITEEDSELVNAFSCMIGANPRRKRGRKNLKQTYIV, encoded by the exons ATGGGAACTTTCGAGGCGGTTGTTCAAGTTTTTTGCGGTGCTGTACCGCGCCTTTGTAGTACCGATTCATGTTTTAGCAAATGCAGTCCTGCCATTTCTTCTAAGTACCGCGGAAAATGTACAAAGAGAAGAGTCTCAAGAGATATGCAAATGCAACTACTCAGTTCCAGTATGCAACAAATTCGTACAGGAAATTATCGACTTCATGGGATAAGGAGTGGTTTGTTTGGAAAGATGACTGTAGGTGATTCTTGGATTCTGAGTTGCAAGTGCGAACAAGCTGAAAGTATAAGTGGGTCAACTACAAAAGATGAGAACGGAACATGGTTTGTGGATAGTACAAAGAAATTTAACACAATCAACAATGTGGTGAATTCGCCGAATGGTTTGGGGTTTCAAGATATTCAAGAGTTGAAACAGGAAAAGGAGGGCTTGCCAGCTAATGGAACAAATGGAACAGTTAGAGATGCCTTTCACAAGACTAGCATTGATTCCCTTGAGGATGAAGCGTGGGATTTACTACGTGAATCTATGGTTTATTATTGTGGCAGTCCTGTTGGAACCATCGCGGCAAAGGATCCTACCAGTTCCAACACGTTAAATTACGATCAAGTCTTTATTCGTGATTTCATACCTTCTGGCATAGCTTTCCTATTGAAGGGGGAGTATGATATTGTTCGGAACTTTATCCTTCATACACTTCAGTTGCAG AGCTGGGAGAAAACAATGGATTGTCATAGTCCTGGTCAGGGTTTGATGCCTGCTAGTTTTAAAGTTCGTACTGTTCCTTTGGATGGTGATGAATCTGCAACTGAAGAGGTGCTGGATCCAGACTTTGGAGAGGCAGCAATTGGTCGTGTTGCCCCGGTAGATTCTG GGTTATGGTGGATTATCTTGTTACGTGCTTATGGAAAATGCTCGGGTGATCTCTCAGTTCAGGAGAGAGTTGATGTGCAGACCGGGATTAAGATGATTCTAAGGTTATGTATAGCTGATGGTTTTGATATGTTCCCTACATTATTGGTGACCGATGGTTCTTGTATGATAGATCGACGTATGGGAATTCATGGTCACCCTCTGGAAATTCAG GCTCTTTTCTACTCAGCATTACTTTGTGCACGAGAGATGCTTGCTCCAGAGGATGGATCAGCCGATCTTATTCGAGCACTCAATAATCGTCTGGTAGCTCTGTCAtttcatatcagagagtattatTGGGTTGATTTGAGAAAATTGAATGAAATCTACCGATACAAGACTGAAGAGTACTCATATGATGCAGTGAATAAGTTCAACATTTACCCAGATCAAATATCTTCTTGGCTGGTGGAATGGATGCCCAACAAAGGTGGCTATCTAATTGGAAATTTGCAACCAGCTCATATGGATTTTCGATTCTTTTCTTTGGGGAACTTGTGGTCTGTAGTGAGCAGTATTGCGACAACAGATCAGTCACATGCTATATTGGATTTGATTGAAACCAAATGGGGAGATTTGGTGGCAGATATGCCATTTAAGATTTGTTATCCTGCTCTTGATGGTCAGGAATGGCAGATCATCACAGGGAGTGATCCTAAGAACAC GCCGTGGTCCTACCATAATGGAGGTTCCTGGCCAACTTTGTTATGGCAG CTCACTGTCGCTTGCATAAAGATGGATAGACCTGAGATTGCTGCAAAAGCTGTTGAGATTGCTGAGAAACGGATCTCGCGAGACAAGTGGCCAGAATATTATGATACGAAAAGAGGTAGGTTCGTTGGAAAACAAGCACGCCTGTTCCAGACCTGGTCAATTGCAGGATACCTTGTGGCAAAGCTCTTACTCGCTGATCCTAGCAAAGCCAAGATTTTGATAACTGAAGAGGATTCCGAACTCGTGAATGCCTTCTCCTGCATGATTGGTGCTAACCCAAGAAGAAAGCGTGGTCGAAAGAATTTGAAGCAGACCTACATTGTTTGA
- the LOC126591840 gene encoding copper transport protein ATX1-like, giving the protein MASQTTTVLKVGMSCQGCVGAVKRVLGKLEGVESYDIDFDAQKVTVKSNLPPETVLQTVSKTGKKTAYWEAEAPAPAEPEAKPAETVAAA; this is encoded by the exons ATGGCGTCTCAG ACTACTACGGTCCTCAAGGTTGGTATGTCGTGTCAAGGCTGTGTTGGGGCCGTCAAACGGGTTCTTGGCAAACTTGAAG GTGTAGAATCATATGACATTGATTTCGACGCTCAGAAGGTGACAGTGAAAAGCAATTTACCACCCGAGACAGTGCTGCAAACTGTTTCCAAAACTGGCAAGAAAACTGCTTATTGGGAAGCAGAAGCACCGGCACCAGCAGAACCGGAAGCAAAGCCTGCAGAAACTGTGGCTGCTGCTTAG